In one Arachis duranensis cultivar V14167 chromosome 9, aradu.V14167.gnm2.J7QH, whole genome shotgun sequence genomic region, the following are encoded:
- the LOC107464277 gene encoding uncharacterized protein LOC107464277 (The sequence of the model RefSeq protein was modified relative to this genomic sequence to represent the inferred CDS: added 70 bases not found in genome assembly), with translation MAHQPFDPYYAYQQQDERSHINTLFVSGLPDDVKAREIHNLFRRRPGFDSCQLKYTGRANQVVAFATFFNHQSAMAALHALNGVKFDPQAGSVLHIELARSNSRRKRKPGSGAYVVIDKRSKGEADVQGSSSDDGDSDPDEPSGSGGSHGDLATTKSSEIKFGSDSAVSAEQHERGPDGGPCSTLFIANLGPNCTEDELRQTFSVYAGFNMVKMRSRGGMPVAFADFDEVEQATKVMEQLQGSMLSSSDRGGMHIEYARSKMRKH, from the exons ATGGCTCACCAACCTTTTGACCCATACTACGCATACCAGCAGCAGGATGAGCGAAGCCACATCAACACGTTGTTTGTGTCGGGCCTCCCAGACGACGTGAAGGCGCGTGAGATTCACAATCTCTTCCGCCGTCGCCCCGGCTTCGACTCCTGCCAGCTTAAGTACACCGGACGCGCCAACCAG GTTGTTGCGTTTGCTACTTTTTTCAATCATCAATCGGCGATGGCAGCATTGCACGCTTTAAAT GGCGTGAAATTTGATCCACAAGCTGGTTCTGTTTTGCATATTGAACTTGCTAGGTCAAACTCAAGGAGGAAGCGTAAGCCAG GTAGCGGAGCCTATGTTGTTATAGATAAACGGTCTAAAGGAGAGGCTGATGTGCAAGGGTCATCAAGTGATGATG GTGACAGTGATCCTGATGAACCATCAGGAAGTGGTGGCAGCCATGGTGATTTAGCAACCACTAAAAG CAGTGAGATTAAGTTTGGCTCTGACAGTGCTGTGTCTGCG GAGCAGCATGAAAGGGGTCCTGATGGAGGACCATGCTCTACTCTCTTCATTGCAAATCTTGGTCCAAACTGCACTGAAGATGAACTGAGACAAACTTTCTCAGT GAAGTTGAACAAGCTACTAAGGTCATGGAGCAGCTTCAGGGCAGCATGCTGTCATCGTCAGATCGGGGTGGCATGCACATAGA ATACGCAAGGTCTAAAATGAGGAAGCATTAG
- the LOC110275077 gene encoding uncharacterized protein LOC110275077, with protein MLPFELIMKSLLVSHSPPSSDSVPFASHGIPSSPIPLSPSTISMQPPSTASSSRVSLILISPITLSPLPSPPPPPPKFRNLPSLEDQRFSVVISGFGYDHVTHSYKMVVVLYIKNHEFDSRVHTLGSDSWRRIQHFPLSSTACCHGRFVSGMLNCHFTDVLIMKDYGIAESWTKLLCVPDLIYYPEFLGFDFNVPRATRAICISDKNDEILLELWLDMEQKFIVYNFSDDSFRPAGIEKFGGRVTSEVYVESLISPCLL; from the exons ATGCTTCCATTCGAGCTCATCATGAAATCCTTACTCGTCTCCCACTCACCACCCTCCTCCGATTCTGTTCCGTTTGCAAGTCATGGAATTCCCTCATCACCGATCCCTCTTTCGCCCTCGACCATCTCCATGCAACCTCCTTCCACCGCCTCATCTTCACGCGTCTCGCTGATCCTTATTTCACCGATTACTCTCTCTCCTCTGCCTTCACCTCCACCTCCGCCACC AAAGTTCAGAAACTTGCCGTCATTGGAAGATCAACGCTTCTCCGTCGTTATCTCAGGGTTCGGCTACGATCACGTGACTCACAGTTACAAGATGGTGGTTGTTCTTTACATTAAGAATCATGAATTCGACTCTAGGGTTCATACTTTGGGATCTGATTCATGGAGAAGGATTCAGCACTTTCCTCTCAGCAGCACTGCGTGTTGTCATGGAAGATTCGTGAGCGGCATGCTTAATTG CCATTTCACTGATGTTTTGATCATGAAGGATTATGGAATTGCAGAGTCTTGGACTAAGCTGTTGTGTGTGCCTGATTTAATATATTATCCTGAATTCCTTGGATTCGATTTCAATGTTCCGCGCGCTACGAGGGCGATTTGTATTTCCGACAAAAATGATGAGATATTATTGGAGTTGTGGTTGGACATGGAGCAGAAGTTTATTGTCTACAATTTCAGTGATGACAGTTTTAGGCCTGCTGGCATCGAGAAATTCGGCGGCCGTGTAACTTCGGAGGTATATGTTGAGAGTTTGATATCGCCTTGTTTATTATGA
- the LOC107464244 gene encoding PRA1 family protein F3 has product MTTYGTIPTTSSSPPSTPNLVYISRVKNKVRAGLGTRQPWKTMLDPRSFGIPITLSQAMSRVRINVPYFRVNYAMVALLILFLSLLWHPISLIVFLLLMALWLFLYFLRDQPLLLYGHVIDDRIIVVVMTIFTVAVLLLTDATVNILVAVAVGVVVVVAHAVFRKTEDLFLDEEVTGLVHNGGAAA; this is encoded by the coding sequence ATGACAACCTATGGCACAATCCCAACAACTTCGTCATCACCACCTTCAACCCCAAACCTCGTTTACATTTCGCGTGTCAAGAACAAGGTCAGGGCAGGCCTAGGAACTCGTCAGCCATGGAAGACCATGTTGGATCCACGATCCTTTGGAATCCCCATCACTCTATCTCAAGCAATGTCTCGTGTTCGAATCAACGTCCCTTACTTTCGCGTGAACTATGCCATGGTGGCACTTCTAATCTTATTCCTTAGTCTTTTGTGGCACCCCATTTCATTAattgttttccttctcttaaTGGCTCTGTGGCtcttcctctattttcttcGTGACCAACCACTTTTACTTTACGGTCACGTCATTGACGACCGCATTATAGTGGTCGTCATGACTATATTCACTGTGGCAGTACTGTTGTTAACAGATGCCACGGTGAATATATTGGTGGCGGTTGCTGTGGGAGTGGTGGTTGTGGTGGCCCACGCTGTGTTTCGAAAGACTGAGGATCTGTTCTTGGATGAAGAAGTTACTGGGCTAGTTCACAATGGTGGTGCTGCAGCTTAG